The following are encoded in a window of Verrucomicrobiia bacterium genomic DNA:
- the mnhG gene encoding monovalent cation/H(+) antiporter subunit G, whose product MIHLLTILCLLLGALLILTAAIGVVRLPDVLCRSHAVAKALTLGIFLMLLGLWLQLEDPRQGLKIVLAIFFQVLTIPVSSHLIGLISRQEMLHNNSPLPSPSSPSDAKAPQA is encoded by the coding sequence ATGATCCACCTCCTTACCATACTCTGCCTGCTGCTCGGAGCGCTGCTCATTCTCACTGCGGCCATTGGTGTGGTGCGCCTGCCCGATGTGCTCTGCCGCTCCCACGCCGTGGCCAAGGCGCTCACACTGGGCATTTTCCTGATGCTGCTGGGACTCTGGCTGCAGTTGGAGGATCCCCGGCAGGGCCTGAAAATTGTCCTCGCCATCTTTTTCCAGGTGCTCACCATTCCCGTTTCGAGCCATCTTATCGGCCTCATCTCGCGCCAGGAAATGTTGCATAACAACTCCCCTCTTCCCTCCCCATCATCCCCCTCAGACGCCAAAGCTCCCCAAGCATAA